One part of the Glycine max cultivar Williams 82 chromosome 14, Glycine_max_v4.0, whole genome shotgun sequence genome encodes these proteins:
- the LOC100801035 gene encoding probable LRR receptor-like serine/threonine-protein kinase At1g06840 isoform X1 produces MLYLSKGCGCEVVLFLWFCCYLLLTAGQITEPTEVDALRAIKRSLIDINGSLSSWDHGDPCASQSEWKGITCSNTTLVDDYLHVRQLHLMKLNLSGTLVPEIGRLSYLEILDFMWNNISGSIPKEIGNIKTLRLLLLNGNKLTGDLPEELGQLSVLNRIQIDENNITGSIPLSFANLNRTEHIHMNNNSLSGQILPELFQLGSLVHLLLDNNNFTGYLPPEFSEMPSLRILQLDNNDFGGNSIPESYGNISKLSKLSLRNCNLQGPIPDFSRIPHLAYLDLSFNQLNESIPTNKLSDNITTIDLSNNKLTGTIPSSFSGLPRLQKLSFANNSLSGYVPSTIWQDRSLNGTERLILDMQNNQLTIISGTTNLPPNVTLLLEGNPVCTNNNTLVQFCGPEIDNGLNGNYSVNCPSQECPSPYEYTVECFCVAPLVVHYRLKSPGFSDFRTYERTFESFLTDGLNVDINQLFIKSFAWEEGPRLRMNLKLFPECINNKSYCFFSTSEVIRIRNLFRDWGILSSDLFGPYELLDFIVGPYRDVISPSPSSWISKGALVGIVLGAIACAITLSAIVSILILRIRLRDYGALSRQRNASRISVKIDGVRSFDYNEMALASNNFSESAQIGEGGYGKVYKGHLPDGTVVAIKRAQEGSLQGEREFLTEIELLSRLHHRNLLSLIGYCDQGGEQMLVYEYMPNGALRNHLSANSKEPLSFSMRLKIALGSAKGLLYLHTEANPPIFHRDVKASNILLDSRYTAKVADFGLSRLAPVPDIEGNVPGHVSTVVKGTPGYLDPEYFLTYKLTDKSDVYSLGVVFLELVTGRPPIFHGENIIRHVYVAYQSGGISLVVDKRIESYPSEYAEKFLTLALKCCKDEPDERPKMSEVARELEYICSMLPEYDTKGAEYDTSNYSGTVCSSQPSSSTIKTPFISEDVSGSDLVSGGMPTIRPR; encoded by the exons ATGTTGTATCTTTCAAAGGGTTGTGGATGTGAAGTTGTTCTGTTCTTGTGGTTCTGCTGCTATTTACTATTAACTGCTGGTCAGATCACTGAGCCCACTGAAG TTGATGCATTGAGAGCCATAAAGAGAAGCTTGATTGATATTAATGGGAGTTTGAGCAGCTGGGATCATGGAGACCCATGTGCATCTCAATCTGAATGGAAAGGGATTACGTGCTCCAATACAACATTAGTCGATGACTATCTACATGTTAGACAATT GCACCTAATGAAATTGAACTTGTCTGGAACTTTGGTACCAGAGATTGGCCGCTTATCTTATCTGGAAATATT GGACTTTATGTGGAATAACATAAGTGGGAGTATACCAAAGGAGATTGGCAATATCAAAACTTTGAGACTCTT ACTCCTGAATGGAAATAAACTAACAGGTGATCTGCCAGAAGAGCTTGGCCAACTTTCAGTCCTGAACAGAATACAAATTGATGAGAACAATATTACAGGATCCATACCTTTATCATTTGCAAACCTGAACAGAACAGAACACAT TCACATGAACAACAATTCACTTAGTGGGCAAATCCTACCTGAGCTTTTTCAACTAGGAAGCCTTGTTCATCT TCTTCTTGACAACAATAACTTTACAGGATATCTCCCCCCTGAGTTCTCTGAGATGCCAAGCTTAAGGATACT TCAACTTGATAACAATGACTTTGGTGGAAATAGCATTCCAGAATCTTATGGCAACATCTCAAAATTGTCAAAATT GAGCCTTAGGAACTGCAACTTGCAAGGACCAATTCCTGATTTCAGCAGGATACCACACCTTGCTTATCT TGACCTCAGTTTCAATCAGTTGAATGAATCAATTCCTACTAATAAGCTTTCCGACAATATCACAACCAT TGACTTATCAAACAACAAGCTTACTGGAACAATTCCATCCAGCTTTTCTGGTCTTCCACGTCTTCAGAAATT GTCATTTGCAAACAATTCATTGAGTGGATACGTTCCTTCTACCATCTGGCAGGACAGGAGCTTAAATGGAACTGAACGACTTATCTT GGACATGCAAAATAATCAGCTAACAATCATATCAGGCACTACAAATCTTCCTCCAAACGTCACACTCTT GCTTGAGGGAAATCCTGTATGCACAAATAATAACACCTTAGTTCAGTTCTGTGGACCAGAAATTGACAATGGCTTGAATGGAAACTACAGTGTTAACTGTCCCAGTCAAGAATGCCCCTCTCCTTATGAATACACTGTAGAGTGTTTCTGTGTTGCTCCATTGGTTGTTCATTATCGGTTGAAAAGTCCCGGATTTTCAGATTTCCGTACATACGAGAGAACATTTGAGAGCTTCTTGACAGATGGTCTTAATGTAGATATTAATCAGCTATTCATTAAAAGTTTTGCATGGGAAGAAGGGCCTCGGTTGAGAATGAACTTAAAGCTTTTTCCTGAATGTATCAACAataaaagttattgttttttcaGTACAAGTGAGGTTATCCGGATCAGAAACTTGTTCAGAGACTGGGGCATTTTGAGCAGTGACTTGTTTGGGCCTTATGAACTTCTGGACTTCATTGTGGGTCCTTACAGGGATG TGATTTCCCCCTCTCCAAGTTCATGGATAAGCAAAGGGGCACTGGTTGGAATAGTCTTAGGTGCAATTGCCTGTGCAATTACATTATCTGCAATTGTTTCCATTCTTATATTGAGAATACGCTTGAGAGATTATGGTGCACTTTCCAGACAGCGTAATG CATCTAGGATCTCAGTAAAAATTGATGGTGTGAGATCATTTGATTACAACGAAATGGCTTTGGCTTCAAATAATTTTAGCGAGTCTGCTCAAATTGGAGAAGGGGGCTATGGGAAGGTTTATAAAGGTCATCTTCCTGATGGCACTGTTGTTGCCATAAAACGTGCACAGGAGGGTTCACTGCAAGGTGAGAGGGAGTTCCTTACAGAAATAGAATTGCTATCAAGGCTACATCATCGCAACCTTCTGTCTCTGATTGGATACTGTGATCAAGGGGGTGAACAG ATGTTGGTTTATGAATATATGCCAAATGGAGCGCTAAGGAATCACCTTTCTG CTAATTCAAAAGAACCTCTTAGTTTCTCCATGAGGTTGAAGATTGCTCTAGGATCAGCCAAAGGTCTTTTATATCTACACACAGAAGCTAATCCTCCAATATTCCACCGAGATGTGAAGGCCAGCAATATATTATTGGACTCTAGGTACACAGCAAAAGTTGCTGATTTCGGACTTTCACGACTTGCCCCAGTTCCAGATATTGAAGGAAATGTACCTGGTCATGTATCAACAGTGGTAAAGGGGACCCCG GGTTATCTTGATCCAGAGTACTTCTTAACCTACAAATTGACTGACAAGAGTGATGTTTATAGTCTTGGTGTTGTATTTCTGGAACTTGTGACTGGGAGGCCTCCAATCTTTCATggagaaaatattattagacAC gtttaTGTGGCATACCAATCTGGTGGAATATCTTTGGTTGTTGATAAACGTATCGAGTCTTATCCTTCTGAATATGCGGAGAAATTTTTGACTTTAGCCTTAAAGTGTTGCAAAGATGAACCAGATGAACGGCCTAAAATGTCAGAAGTAGCTAGAGAGCTTGAATACATCTGTTCTATGTTACCTGAGTACGATACCAAGGGAGCTGAATATGATACAAGTAATTATTCTGGAACAGTATGCAGTTCACAACCTTCATCATCTACTATAAAGACTCCTTTTATTTCAGAAGATGTGTCAGGTAGTGACTTGGTTAGTGGAGGTATGCCAACCATAAGGCCAAGATAG
- the LOC100801035 gene encoding probable LRR receptor-like serine/threonine-protein kinase At1g06840 isoform X2 codes for MKLNLSGTLVPEIGRLSYLEILDFMWNNISGSIPKEIGNIKTLRLLLLNGNKLTGDLPEELGQLSVLNRIQIDENNITGSIPLSFANLNRTEHIHMNNNSLSGQILPELFQLGSLVHLLLDNNNFTGYLPPEFSEMPSLRILQLDNNDFGGNSIPESYGNISKLSKLSLRNCNLQGPIPDFSRIPHLAYLDLSFNQLNESIPTNKLSDNITTIDLSNNKLTGTIPSSFSGLPRLQKLSFANNSLSGYVPSTIWQDRSLNGTERLILDMQNNQLTIISGTTNLPPNVTLLLEGNPVCTNNNTLVQFCGPEIDNGLNGNYSVNCPSQECPSPYEYTVECFCVAPLVVHYRLKSPGFSDFRTYERTFESFLTDGLNVDINQLFIKSFAWEEGPRLRMNLKLFPECINNKSYCFFSTSEVIRIRNLFRDWGILSSDLFGPYELLDFIVGPYRDVISPSPSSWISKGALVGIVLGAIACAITLSAIVSILILRIRLRDYGALSRQRNASRISVKIDGVRSFDYNEMALASNNFSESAQIGEGGYGKVYKGHLPDGTVVAIKRAQEGSLQGEREFLTEIELLSRLHHRNLLSLIGYCDQGGEQMLVYEYMPNGALRNHLSANSKEPLSFSMRLKIALGSAKGLLYLHTEANPPIFHRDVKASNILLDSRYTAKVADFGLSRLAPVPDIEGNVPGHVSTVVKGTPGYLDPEYFLTYKLTDKSDVYSLGVVFLELVTGRPPIFHGENIIRHVYVAYQSGGISLVVDKRIESYPSEYAEKFLTLALKCCKDEPDERPKMSEVARELEYICSMLPEYDTKGAEYDTSNYSGTVCSSQPSSSTIKTPFISEDVSGSDLVSGGMPTIRPR; via the exons ATGAAATTGAACTTGTCTGGAACTTTGGTACCAGAGATTGGCCGCTTATCTTATCTGGAAATATT GGACTTTATGTGGAATAACATAAGTGGGAGTATACCAAAGGAGATTGGCAATATCAAAACTTTGAGACTCTT ACTCCTGAATGGAAATAAACTAACAGGTGATCTGCCAGAAGAGCTTGGCCAACTTTCAGTCCTGAACAGAATACAAATTGATGAGAACAATATTACAGGATCCATACCTTTATCATTTGCAAACCTGAACAGAACAGAACACAT TCACATGAACAACAATTCACTTAGTGGGCAAATCCTACCTGAGCTTTTTCAACTAGGAAGCCTTGTTCATCT TCTTCTTGACAACAATAACTTTACAGGATATCTCCCCCCTGAGTTCTCTGAGATGCCAAGCTTAAGGATACT TCAACTTGATAACAATGACTTTGGTGGAAATAGCATTCCAGAATCTTATGGCAACATCTCAAAATTGTCAAAATT GAGCCTTAGGAACTGCAACTTGCAAGGACCAATTCCTGATTTCAGCAGGATACCACACCTTGCTTATCT TGACCTCAGTTTCAATCAGTTGAATGAATCAATTCCTACTAATAAGCTTTCCGACAATATCACAACCAT TGACTTATCAAACAACAAGCTTACTGGAACAATTCCATCCAGCTTTTCTGGTCTTCCACGTCTTCAGAAATT GTCATTTGCAAACAATTCATTGAGTGGATACGTTCCTTCTACCATCTGGCAGGACAGGAGCTTAAATGGAACTGAACGACTTATCTT GGACATGCAAAATAATCAGCTAACAATCATATCAGGCACTACAAATCTTCCTCCAAACGTCACACTCTT GCTTGAGGGAAATCCTGTATGCACAAATAATAACACCTTAGTTCAGTTCTGTGGACCAGAAATTGACAATGGCTTGAATGGAAACTACAGTGTTAACTGTCCCAGTCAAGAATGCCCCTCTCCTTATGAATACACTGTAGAGTGTTTCTGTGTTGCTCCATTGGTTGTTCATTATCGGTTGAAAAGTCCCGGATTTTCAGATTTCCGTACATACGAGAGAACATTTGAGAGCTTCTTGACAGATGGTCTTAATGTAGATATTAATCAGCTATTCATTAAAAGTTTTGCATGGGAAGAAGGGCCTCGGTTGAGAATGAACTTAAAGCTTTTTCCTGAATGTATCAACAataaaagttattgttttttcaGTACAAGTGAGGTTATCCGGATCAGAAACTTGTTCAGAGACTGGGGCATTTTGAGCAGTGACTTGTTTGGGCCTTATGAACTTCTGGACTTCATTGTGGGTCCTTACAGGGATG TGATTTCCCCCTCTCCAAGTTCATGGATAAGCAAAGGGGCACTGGTTGGAATAGTCTTAGGTGCAATTGCCTGTGCAATTACATTATCTGCAATTGTTTCCATTCTTATATTGAGAATACGCTTGAGAGATTATGGTGCACTTTCCAGACAGCGTAATG CATCTAGGATCTCAGTAAAAATTGATGGTGTGAGATCATTTGATTACAACGAAATGGCTTTGGCTTCAAATAATTTTAGCGAGTCTGCTCAAATTGGAGAAGGGGGCTATGGGAAGGTTTATAAAGGTCATCTTCCTGATGGCACTGTTGTTGCCATAAAACGTGCACAGGAGGGTTCACTGCAAGGTGAGAGGGAGTTCCTTACAGAAATAGAATTGCTATCAAGGCTACATCATCGCAACCTTCTGTCTCTGATTGGATACTGTGATCAAGGGGGTGAACAG ATGTTGGTTTATGAATATATGCCAAATGGAGCGCTAAGGAATCACCTTTCTG CTAATTCAAAAGAACCTCTTAGTTTCTCCATGAGGTTGAAGATTGCTCTAGGATCAGCCAAAGGTCTTTTATATCTACACACAGAAGCTAATCCTCCAATATTCCACCGAGATGTGAAGGCCAGCAATATATTATTGGACTCTAGGTACACAGCAAAAGTTGCTGATTTCGGACTTTCACGACTTGCCCCAGTTCCAGATATTGAAGGAAATGTACCTGGTCATGTATCAACAGTGGTAAAGGGGACCCCG GGTTATCTTGATCCAGAGTACTTCTTAACCTACAAATTGACTGACAAGAGTGATGTTTATAGTCTTGGTGTTGTATTTCTGGAACTTGTGACTGGGAGGCCTCCAATCTTTCATggagaaaatattattagacAC gtttaTGTGGCATACCAATCTGGTGGAATATCTTTGGTTGTTGATAAACGTATCGAGTCTTATCCTTCTGAATATGCGGAGAAATTTTTGACTTTAGCCTTAAAGTGTTGCAAAGATGAACCAGATGAACGGCCTAAAATGTCAGAAGTAGCTAGAGAGCTTGAATACATCTGTTCTATGTTACCTGAGTACGATACCAAGGGAGCTGAATATGATACAAGTAATTATTCTGGAACAGTATGCAGTTCACAACCTTCATCATCTACTATAAAGACTCCTTTTATTTCAGAAGATGTGTCAGGTAGTGACTTGGTTAGTGGAGGTATGCCAACCATAAGGCCAAGATAG